Part of the Patescibacteria group bacterium genome is shown below.
CCACGGCTATTGCTGTTGAAGAAGCGGCCAGAATCGGCTGTCATACTTTTATTCGCATTGGTTCCACGGGCGCGATTCAACCGCACATTAAACCGGGTGATTTAATTATCAATACTGCCGGAGTCAGATTGGAAGGAACTTCTCATTCTTATGTTGACGCGAATTATCCAGCCTTTGCTCATTACGAAGTAATTTTGGCTTTAATAGAGGCGTGTGAAAAATTAAAAATAAAATATCATTTGGGAATTACCGCTTCAACCGATGCTTTTTATGTTGGTGAAGGCAGACCGGGTTTTAGGAGATACGACCAATCGCGCTTTAAACACACCCTGGAAGATTTGCAACAAACCAGAGTGACTAATTTGGAGATGGAATCTTCGGCTCTTTTCACCATTGCTAATTTATATGGTTTGAGAGCGGGTTCGGTTTGCGCGGTTTTTGACAACATCGTGACAGGAGATTGGGGAATAATTGGTGAAAAAGAAATCGGCTTGGTAGCTTCGGAAGCGGTGGCGATTTTGGACAAGTGGGATAAATTAAAAGATAAAAAACATAAAAAATATTTTTACCCTTCACTTTTAACTAATTAATTTAAATTTAAATTTATGTGTTGTAAAGGAAAAAAAGTTTTTAAAGGATTTGCGTTAGGAACAATTTTAGGAGGCGTTTTAGGCGTATTGTTTGCCAAAAAATCCGGCAAAGAAACCAGAAAAGAATTAGGCAAAAAAATGGAAGAAATAGGTGAAAGAGCTACTGATGCCAAAGAAAAAGTTTTTGAAACCGCCAAAAATACAGCCGAGAAGGTTAAAGAAATCAAAGACGAAGTTGTGAAAAATGTTGAAGAAATTAAAGATGTTTTTAAAGAATAAATAATTTAAAATAATTTTTGTATGTTTAAAATTCAAATAGACAAAGAAAAATGTATTGGCTGCGGAACTTGCGAAGCGGTCTGTCCGATTAATTGGGAAATGGGGGATGATGGCAAAGCCAAAATGATTAAAGACGAAATTGAAGATTTGGGCTGCAATCGTTTAGCGGAAGAAAATTGCCCGGTTCAAGCCATTAAACTTACGCCGCAATAAAAAGTCGCGAAATTCACCTTCACTCAACGCTCCAAATCCTTGAAAATTAAAGTCGTTTTGCTTAAAGAAAAATTCATAACTCCTCTCCCGACTATAGCGGGATCGTCAAACAGATGAATTTTTCTGCAAAACTCCTTAATTTTCTAAGGCTTTTCCGCGACATCGTTCAGGTGAATTTCGCTAAAGCGTAATTTGTAGTATTCATAAAATTCATAGATTAGTATTATAACTTATGTTTGAAATTCGCATTCATGGTCGAGCAGGTCAAGGAGCAAAAACAATTGCTCAACTTTTTGCTGAAGTCAATTTGGCGGTAGGCAAATTTGTTCAGGCTTTTCCTTCGTACGGACCGGCCAGAGAAGGGGCAGCGATGAATGCTTTTGTCAGAATTGACAATCAGCCGATTAAACTGCATTCGGATATTAAAAAACCGGACGCGGTTTTGGTAATTGACCCCTTGTTGGTTGAAACTGAAAATGTCACTCAAGGTTTGAAAAAAAACGGAATTGTTATTATCAATTCAAACGCTTCAAGCGACAGTTTTAAAAAGAAACTGG
Proteins encoded:
- a CDS encoding nucleoside phosphorylase, coding for MVKPTAKMPAQPSGAQYHINCKKGDLAPFVLLPGDPGRVAKVANLWDKKKEIANHREYHSMTGEYNGTKISCLSTGIGSPSTAIAVEEAARIGCHTFIRIGSTGAIQPHIKPGDLIINTAGVRLEGTSHSYVDANYPAFAHYEVILALIEACEKLKIKYHLGITASTDAFYVGEGRPGFRRYDQSRFKHTLEDLQQTRVTNLEMESSALFTIANLYGLRAGSVCAVFDNIVTGDWGIIGEKEIGLVASEAVAILDKWDKLKDKKHKKYFYPSLLTN
- a CDS encoding YtxH domain-containing protein, producing MCCKGKKVFKGFALGTILGGVLGVLFAKKSGKETRKELGKKMEEIGERATDAKEKVFETAKNTAEKVKEIKDEVVKNVEEIKDVFKE
- a CDS encoding ferredoxin, producing MFKIQIDKEKCIGCGTCEAVCPINWEMGDDGKAKMIKDEIEDLGCNRLAEENCPVQAIKLTPQ
- a CDS encoding 2-oxoacid:acceptor oxidoreductase family protein, yielding MFEIRIHGRAGQGAKTIAQLFAEVNLAVGKFVQAFPSYGPAREGAAMNAFVRIDNQPIKLHSDIKKPDAVLVIDPLLVETENVTQGLKKNGIVIINSNASSDSFKKKLGNNFRIYTVPASHIALKFFKKDIPNTVLLGALVKATKIICLDELLKGTKEKFVKKLSPQLIEANLKSIQEGYNFLKIS